Proteins from a single region of bacterium:
- a CDS encoding translation initiation factor, with protein MTANNSVTVYSTLKKAPVCRRCGETPCTCPPNHSETMPSQPLRIRLDRKGRKGKSVTLIEGLPANAQQAEALCRTLKNRLGAGGTVREGCIEIQGDHRNKIAQTLAEMNYKTKLISG; from the coding sequence ATGACAGCAAATAACTCTGTAACCGTTTACTCGACTCTGAAGAAAGCGCCGGTTTGCCGTCGCTGCGGTGAAACCCCATGCACCTGCCCGCCGAACCATTCAGAGACCATGCCATCGCAACCCTTGCGCATCAGGCTGGATCGCAAGGGGCGAAAGGGCAAATCCGTCACTCTGATCGAAGGTCTCCCAGCGAACGCGCAGCAAGCCGAAGCGCTGTGCAGAACGCTGAAAAACAGGCTCGGCGCCGGCGGCACGGTCCGAGAGGGGTGCATTGAAATACAAGGGGATCATCGCAACAAAATCGCCCAAACGCTTGCAGAGATGAACTACAAAACCAAACTCATCAGCGGATGA